A window from Salvia miltiorrhiza cultivar Shanhuang (shh) chromosome 2, IMPLAD_Smil_shh, whole genome shotgun sequence encodes these proteins:
- the LOC131011314 gene encoding OBERON-like protein, giving the protein MGTPSGSHFNNQSSMLPPRQQPRPGGGGLQTSLSLVSADACGSPNLERGSNSDQVHESPSESASSRETWPTADALVTKKLEKEKERENGFAEHSVVRHFSSSDKMSLRDVARERVDIVAEKMQNLPDKYLDKFKNELRTFLEGLGGSQQREEFLFLQKLVQSRGDLTEQTLVMAHRVQLEILVAIKTGIQAFLHPSVSLSQASLIDIFLYKRCRNIACGSALPAEDCICELCAKRNGFCNLCMCTICNKFDFEVNTCRWIGCDLCSHWTHTDCAIRNGLIGMGPCVTNGSSSAEMLFRCRACNRTSELIGWVKDVFQHCAPSWDRDALIRELDFVSRIFRGSEDPRGRKLFWKCEELIEKLKSGVAETVACKVILMLFQELEADPSKNQENEDGRMISPQEAFNRIADVVQEAVKKMEIVAEEKMRMVKKARLAVEACEQELKDKAREVAALKMDRQRKKIQIDELESIVRLKQAEADMFELKANEARREAERLQRISLAKTEKSEDDYASRYLKQRLHEAEAEKQYLFEKIKLQESLRPTQSSAGTSEPPHAMYNKIQDLLKNMYSTSSKADVE; this is encoded by the exons ATGGGGACACCGTCTGGATCTCACTTCAACAATCAATCCTCGATGTTGCCTCCTCGTCAACAACCTCGCCCTGGTGGTGGGGGGCTGCAGACCTCCCTGTCCTTAGTTTCAGCAGATGCGTGTGGATCTCCAAATCTTGAGCGCGGCTCGAATTCTGATCAGGTGCATGAATCTCCATCAGAAAGTGCCAGTTCACGAGAAACCTGGCCCACAGCTGATGCTTTAGTAACAAAGAAAttggagaaggagaaagagagagagaatggattTGCTGAGCACTCTGTTGTCCGCCACTTTTCAAGCTCTGATAAGATGTCTCTTCGAGATGTGGCACGAGAGAGGGTGGACATTGTAGCAGAGAAGATGCAAAACCTCCCAGACAAGTATCTTgacaaatttaaaaatgagcTCCGTACTTTTCTTGAAGGCTTGGGTGGTTCACAACAAAGAGAGGAGTTCCTATTTCTTCAGAAGCTGGTTCAAAGTAGAGGTGATTTGACAGAGCAAACTCTGGTCATGGCCCACAGAGTTCAGCTAGAAATTCTAGTTGCTATAAAGACTGGAATTCAGGCATTTTTGCATCCAAGTGTTAGCCTCTCCCAAGCTTCTCTTATCGACATTTTCCTGTACAAAAGGTGCAGAAACATAGCATGTGGAAGTGCATTGCCAGCAGAGGACTGCATATGTGAGTTGTGCGCAAAGAGAAATGGTTTCTGCAACCTTTGTATGTGTACAATCTGTAACAAGTTTGATTTTGAGGTTAACACATGCCGCTGGATAGGGTGTGATTTATGTTCTCATTGGACTCATACAGACTGTGCTATTCGAAATGGGCTTATTGGAATGGGACCTTGTGTTACTAATGGTTCAAGCTCTGCAGAGATGCTTTTTAGATGCCGAGCTTGCAATAGGACTTCTGAGCTAATAGGGTGGGTAAAAGATGTCTTCCAGCACTGTGCACCTAGCTGGGATAGGGATGCACTAATAAGAGAACTCGACTTTGTTAGTAGAATTTTCCGTGGGAGTGAAGATCCAAGAGGCAGAAAATTGTTCTGGAAGTGTGAGGAGCTTATTGAGAAATTAAAAAGTGGGGTTGCAGAAACTGTGGCTTGTAAAGTAATCTTAATGTTGTTTCAAG AGCTTGAGGCGGACCCCTCAAAGAACCAAGAAAATGAAGATGGCAGGATGATATCGCCACAGGAGGCATTCAACAGAATAGCTGATGTGGTACAAGAAGCTGTTAAAAAGATGGAAATTGTTGCAGAGGAGAAGATGCGAATGGTCAAAAAGGCCCGCTTGGCTGTAGAAGCTTGCGAGCAAGAGCTGAAGGACAAAGCGCGGGAAGTTGCTGCTCTGAAGATGGATCGGCAGAGAAAAAAGATTCAAATTGATGAGCTCGAAAGTATTGTAAGGCTTAAACAGGCTGAGGCAGACATGTTTGAGCTGAAGGCAAATGAGGCTCGCCGTGAAGCTGAGAGGCTGCAAAGAATCTCACTTGCCAAGACTGAGAAGTCAGAAGATGACTACGCTAGTAGATATCTCAAGCAAAGATTGCACGAGGCTGAAGCCGAGAAGCAGTATTTGTTTGAAAAGATCAAGCTTCAGGAAAGCTTGAGGCCAACGCAAAGCAGTGCAGGAACGAGTGAGCCTCCCCATGCAATGTACAACAAAATCCAGGACCTGCTGAAGAACATGTACAGTACATCATCCAAGGCAGATGTGGAATAG
- the LOC131011315 gene encoding glucan endo-1,3-beta-glucosidase 1-like, producing the protein MANVLLVIIMLLSLSMCSDAQFEDYCVADEQYSEEELMYAMKWACKNGADCSALEEKKACFFPNTTKDHASYAFNSYYQNTKSIGGSCYFIAAAILTALNPSHGSCIFVYIPNP; encoded by the exons ATGGCCAACGTTCTACTTGTCATCATCATGTTACTGTCGTTGTCGATGTGTTCAG ATGCACAGTTTGAGGACTACTGTGTAGCAGACGAGCAATACTCGGAGGAGGAGCTGATGTATGCAATGAAGTGGGCGTGCAAGAACGGCGCAGACTGCAGCGCTCTTGAAGAGAAGAAGGCGTGCTTCTTCCCCAACACCACAAAGGATCATGCCTCCTATGCATTCAACAGCTACTATCAGAACACCAAGAGCATTGGAGGCAGCTGCTACTTCATTGCTGCTGCAATTTTAACCGCTCTTAATCCAA GTCATGGCTCGTGCATTTTCGTGTACATCCCAAACCCATAA